A single Heterodontus francisci isolate sHetFra1 chromosome 11, sHetFra1.hap1, whole genome shotgun sequence DNA region contains:
- the LOC137375041 gene encoding phospholipid scramblase 2, producing the protein MSAVTTQPAPYGLLEREKHIENVLGRLKGKRDKGTGEPLDNTILSGATWQHSDPIRINAEKLKVLEEKAADGDFEKGKEESSFGMQFNNSKKEEWIETSFHISSLPKDVKRQGTMQEFPGLQALRKLHQLRITAKAEHQGLTCDPGRTYIITSQKDQQLYIASEDTTCLCLNLCGAARSCCIKIYNLQSEEVLHFTRPFRVDACCFGCCLMEINVFNAQKEQIGTIKQRWSMFTPLLEICDIDGRGIMKVHGSCCPCRCYSDQEFKITSKIGNHLGLIWKRWQGYNAECNMDHEYFGVDFPINMNPSAKVLLLAAAFLLNYMFFEMS; encoded by the exons ATGTCTGCAGTAACCACACAACCTGCCCCTTATGGACTTTTAGaaagggaaaaacacattgaaaatGTGTTAGGTAGATTAAAAGGAAAGAGAGATAAAGGAACTGGAGAACCATTGGATAATACAATACTTTCAGGTGCTACATGGCAGCACTCAGACCCTATTAGGATAAATGCAGAAAAATTAAAAGTACTGGAGGAGAAAGCAGCTGATGGCGATTTTGAGAAAGGAAAAGAAGAGAGTTCCTTTGGGATGCAATTTAATAATTCCAAAAAAGAAGAATGGATAGAAACTTCTTTTCACATCTCTTCACTCCCAAAGGATGTAAAAAGGCAAGGGACAATGCAGGAATTTCCTGGATTGCAAGCACTCCGCAAACTCCATCAGCTACGTATCACTGCAAAGGCTGAGCACCAAG GACTTACCTGTGACCCTGGCAGAACATACATCATCACCTCTCAAAAAGATCAACAACTGTACATAGCATCAGAAG ATACTACCTGCCTGTGTTTGAACTTATGTGGTGCAGCCCGGTCCTGTTGCATCAAAATCTATAACCTGCAATCAGAGGAGGTACTGCACTTTACTAGACCCTTCAGGGTAGACGCCTGCTGTTTTGGATGCTGCCTAATGGAGATAAATGTGTTCAATGCCCAGAAGGAACAAATTGGCACAATTAAGCAGAG GTGGAGCATGTTCACCCCATTGCTGGAAATCTGTGACATAGATGGACGTGGGATTATGAAAGTTCATGGCTCCTGTTGTCCTTGCCGCTGTTATTCGGATCAGGAATTTAAG ATTACATCCAAGATTGGGAACCATTTGGGACTGATCTGGAAACGGTGGCAAGGGTACAATGCAGAATGCAACATGGATCACGAATACTTTGGTGTGGACT TTCCAATCAATATGAATCCAAGTGCAAAGGTGCTTTTGCTGGCTGCTGCCTTCTTACTT aactaCATGTTCTTTGAAATGAGCTGA